A region of Novipirellula aureliae DNA encodes the following proteins:
- the tdh gene encoding L-threonine 3-dehydrogenase — MKALVKRHPQVGLWMEDVPMPDVGVNDVLIRVDRTGICGTDVHIYSWDEWAQKTIPVPMVVGHEFVGEIVEVGSNVIDFRIGDLVSGEGHVVCGRCRNCLAGRRHLCAHTMGVGVNRQGAFAEYVALPMTNVWVHDPNIDRDVASVFDPLGNAVHTALSFPLIGEDVLITGAGPIGCMATAVAQYAGARYVVTTDVNPWRLALAKKMGATRVVDVRTESLRGVMDELDMKEGFDVGLEMSGNADAFRSMLETMCHGGKVAMLGIPAKGMAIDWNLVVFNMLNIKGIYGREMYETWYKMTVMVQGGLDVNSVITHRYDCDDFESGFKTMMSGESGKVILKW; from the coding sequence ATGAAAGCACTTGTCAAACGTCACCCTCAAGTGGGTTTGTGGATGGAAGACGTTCCAATGCCGGACGTCGGTGTTAACGATGTGCTCATTCGTGTTGACCGAACCGGAATCTGCGGAACCGACGTTCATATCTATTCGTGGGATGAATGGGCACAAAAAACCATCCCCGTGCCAATGGTTGTTGGACACGAATTTGTGGGTGAGATTGTCGAGGTAGGATCGAATGTGATCGATTTTCGTATCGGGGATCTCGTCAGCGGTGAAGGGCACGTGGTTTGTGGTCGCTGCCGAAACTGTTTGGCTGGGCGGAGACACTTATGTGCTCACACCATGGGAGTTGGTGTGAACCGTCAGGGGGCATTTGCAGAGTACGTTGCCCTTCCAATGACGAACGTTTGGGTCCACGATCCCAACATTGACCGCGATGTTGCTTCGGTTTTTGATCCACTTGGAAATGCCGTTCATACTGCGCTATCCTTTCCGTTAATCGGTGAAGACGTGCTGATCACTGGCGCCGGTCCCATTGGTTGCATGGCCACGGCGGTCGCACAATATGCGGGTGCCCGCTATGTTGTCACAACCGACGTGAATCCATGGAGGTTAGCTCTTGCCAAAAAGATGGGAGCCACTCGCGTGGTAGATGTTCGCACGGAATCCTTACGGGGCGTCATGGATGAACTTGACATGAAAGAGGGCTTTGACGTGGGACTCGAGATGTCGGGCAATGCTGACGCATTTCGTTCAATGCTCGAGACCATGTGCCACGGCGGAAAGGTGGCGATGCTGGGAATTCCAGCAAAGGGAATGGCGATCGACTGGAACTTGGTCGTGTTCAACATGTTGAACATCAAGGGGATCTATGGCCGCGAAATGTACGAAACGTGGTACAAAATGACGGTCATGGTCCAAGGTGGGCTCGACGTCAATTCAGTGATCACCCATCGCTACGATTGCGATGACTTTGAGTCAGGTTTCAAAACAATGATGTCCGGCGAATCCGGAAAAGTGATTCTAAAGTGGTAA
- the kbl gene encoding glycine C-acetyltransferase, translating to MSHVNKLIDVTSQTLDQIRGDGLYKSERIITTPQSGHVEVNSGNPVLNLCANNYLGLANHPRVVQAARESLDQWGYGLASVRFICGTQSIHRQLENRLSEFLGTEDTILYGSCFDANGGLFETLLSDQDAIISDSLNHASIIDGIRLCKANRYRYANCDMADLEAQLKAAAGDRVRLIATDGVFSMDGSIARLEQICELADRYDASVMIDECHATGFLGKTGRGTHEHCGVMGRIDVITGTLGKALGGASGGFTSGRKEIIELLRQRSRPYLFSNSVAPPLVAGGLEAIDLLMESTELRDRLMNNATFFREGMTRCGFDLLPGEHPITPVMLGDARLATEMSQRLLEKGVYVVGFSHPVVPKGLARIRTQVSAAHSTDDLQFAIDCFAAVKQELGI from the coding sequence ATGTCACATGTCAATAAACTGATCGACGTCACATCACAAACGCTTGACCAGATTCGTGGTGACGGATTGTACAAATCCGAACGCATCATCACGACACCTCAAAGTGGCCATGTGGAGGTAAATTCGGGCAACCCCGTTCTTAACCTATGCGCCAACAATTATTTAGGTTTGGCTAACCATCCGCGGGTGGTCCAGGCTGCCCGCGAGTCGCTTGATCAATGGGGTTATGGGCTTGCCTCGGTTCGGTTTATTTGCGGCACACAATCGATCCATCGACAACTGGAAAATCGTCTTTCGGAGTTTCTTGGAACCGAGGATACGATCCTTTACGGCTCTTGCTTTGACGCCAATGGTGGATTGTTCGAAACACTGTTGTCGGACCAGGATGCGATCATTTCCGATTCACTGAACCATGCTTCCATCATCGACGGCATTCGCCTTTGCAAGGCGAATCGTTATCGCTACGCCAATTGCGACATGGCTGACTTAGAGGCACAACTGAAGGCTGCTGCGGGCGACCGTGTCCGGTTGATTGCTACCGACGGTGTTTTCTCGATGGACGGATCGATCGCCCGACTTGAACAAATTTGCGAGTTGGCAGATCGCTATGATGCCTCGGTTATGATTGACGAGTGCCACGCAACCGGGTTCCTGGGAAAGACCGGCCGCGGAACTCATGAACATTGTGGCGTAATGGGGCGGATCGACGTGATCACGGGAACGCTCGGTAAAGCTCTCGGGGGCGCAAGCGGAGGTTTCACGAGTGGTCGCAAGGAGATTATCGAACTTCTCCGTCAGCGTTCACGACCTTACCTGTTTTCTAACTCCGTTGCCCCACCGCTGGTTGCGGGCGGACTCGAAGCGATCGACTTGTTGATGGAATCGACGGAATTGCGAGATCGATTGATGAACAACGCTACCTTCTTTCGCGAAGGGATGACGCGTTGTGGCTTTGACCTGTTGCCAGGCGAACATCCGATCACTCCGGTGATGCTTGGGGATGCGCGGCTGGCGACCGAGATGTCTCAACGACTACTCGAAAAAGGTGTCTATGTGGTAGGGTTTTCCCACCCCGTGGTCCCCAAGGGGCTCGCGCGTATTCGAACACAAGTCTCCGCCGCTCACTCAACCGACGACTTGCAGTTTGCCATCGATTGCTTTGCTGCTGTGAAGCAGGAATTGGGTATCTGA
- the bcp gene encoding thioredoxin-dependent thiol peroxidase gives MADWLEPGRKAPAFTLQDDSGNKVKLSELKGKPVVIYFYPRDNTPGCTKEACAFRDRYDELKELGAQLFGVSTDSAESHTKFRDKHSLPFPLLVDADHAMSEKYGAWREKNMYGKKSMGIQRSTYLIDSSGKVAHVWKRVKVDGHDQQVIDSVKALP, from the coding sequence ATGGCTGATTGGTTAGAACCTGGGCGAAAAGCCCCTGCATTCACGCTTCAAGACGATTCAGGCAACAAAGTAAAACTGTCTGAGTTGAAAGGCAAGCCTGTTGTGATCTACTTCTACCCACGCGACAATACGCCTGGATGCACCAAAGAAGCATGTGCGTTTCGCGACCGCTATGATGAGTTAAAGGAGCTAGGTGCTCAATTATTTGGTGTCAGTACCGATAGTGCCGAGAGCCACACGAAGTTTAGAGACAAACACTCGCTCCCGTTTCCTCTCTTAGTCGACGCTGATCACGCTATGTCTGAAAAGTACGGAGCATGGCGGGAAAAAAACATGTACGGCAAAAAATCGATGGGGATTCAGCGGTCAACGTACCTCATCGATTCTTCCGGTAAGGTTGCCCACGTTTGGAAACGAGTGAAAGTGGACGGCCATGACCAACAGGTGATCGATTCAGTCAAAGCGTTGCCTTGA
- the pgsA gene encoding CDP-diacylglycerol--glycerol-3-phosphate 3-phosphatidyltransferase codes for MNNASSRTIYNVPNALTSARFALAIAVMVLIPLGYFGSAMVVFLIAASTDWMDGYWARKYGQVTKVGRIFDPFVDKIIICGSFIALVEVAGSGIASWMATIVVARELLVTSLRGIIEGGGGDFSASQLGKWKMVLQCAAVVSVLLCLRYQPAEMWLQRTTTVIIWSAVLLTVYSGYDYVLAAARVMRKQDDA; via the coding sequence ATGAATAACGCGTCCTCTCGAACCATCTATAACGTCCCCAACGCGCTTACCAGCGCGCGGTTTGCCTTGGCAATTGCTGTCATGGTTTTGATCCCGCTCGGTTATTTCGGATCGGCCATGGTGGTGTTTTTAATCGCAGCATCCACCGATTGGATGGACGGCTATTGGGCTCGAAAGTACGGGCAAGTGACCAAGGTGGGGCGGATTTTTGATCCCTTTGTTGATAAAATAATCATTTGCGGTTCGTTCATCGCTTTGGTCGAAGTTGCGGGATCAGGAATCGCGTCGTGGATGGCGACCATCGTCGTGGCGCGAGAACTATTGGTAACAAGTTTGCGAGGGATTATTGAAGGCGGTGGTGGCGATTTTTCGGCAAGCCAACTCGGTAAATGGAAAATGGTCCTGCAATGTGCTGCTGTGGTCTCCGTGCTGCTATGCTTGAGGTACCAACCTGCAGAAATGTGGCTACAGAGGACAACGACTGTCATCATTTGGTCAGCCGTTTTGCTGACGGTCTATTCGGGTTATGACTACGTCCTGGCTGCCGCTCGCGTGATGCGAAAACAAGACGATGCTTGA
- a CDS encoding CPBP family intramembrane glutamic endopeptidase — METQFAAIIGAIVIAGLVGAVVLWTRTLSRIGASDKPWYESILATETGERPFWTVFDFLLAIGLSLVFTIFLQAAFLSLGWISRPAPDQPVDSSAIIAGLAAQSIAGPLAVFATIGWLRLIRKDALQQLGFAWKAGDFQLGLKWSLMLIPVVLMISSAIAFLVPYHHPILESLAGANSVLLFAVLFVGTAIVTPVVEEFLFRVMLQGGLQRMADSDVVVMRTDDTLIQNKTLPEEHASDPLNPYQPAEEISLQSTPSGWKPSSFWPIVAASFVFAMMHWGQGAAPIPLFFLSLGLGFLYRQTGRITGPVIVHIMLNSFTLSVEFFRLWAIGA; from the coding sequence ATGGAAACACAGTTCGCAGCCATCATCGGGGCGATCGTTATCGCCGGCCTTGTCGGTGCCGTCGTTTTATGGACACGCACACTGTCTCGAATCGGGGCTTCGGACAAACCTTGGTACGAATCGATACTGGCCACCGAAACCGGAGAGCGACCTTTTTGGACCGTCTTTGACTTTCTACTTGCCATTGGGTTGAGTCTCGTTTTCACGATATTCCTGCAAGCTGCCTTTCTATCGCTTGGTTGGATTTCTCGGCCTGCTCCAGATCAACCGGTTGATTCCTCGGCAATCATTGCCGGTTTAGCAGCCCAATCGATTGCGGGGCCCCTGGCTGTCTTCGCAACGATTGGTTGGCTGCGACTGATACGTAAAGATGCCCTGCAGCAATTAGGTTTTGCTTGGAAGGCGGGCGATTTTCAATTGGGACTGAAATGGTCGCTGATGCTCATCCCCGTCGTGCTAATGATCAGTAGCGCGATCGCATTCCTTGTGCCATACCATCATCCAATACTCGAATCGCTCGCGGGGGCTAACAGCGTTTTATTGTTTGCTGTGTTGTTTGTTGGCACCGCGATTGTCACTCCTGTCGTCGAAGAATTCCTGTTTCGCGTGATGCTACAGGGAGGACTTCAGCGGATGGCGGATAGCGATGTTGTTGTCATGCGAACCGACGATACGCTTATCCAAAACAAAACGTTGCCGGAAGAGCATGCTAGCGATCCCCTCAACCCTTATCAGCCCGCAGAGGAAATCTCTTTACAGTCAACGCCCTCGGGCTGGAAGCCGTCAAGCTTCTGGCCAATCGTGGCGGCTAGCTTCGTGTTCGCGATGATGCACTGGGGGCAGGGTGCTGCGCCCATTCCCTTGTTCTTTTTATCGCTGGGACTGGGATTCCTTTATCGGCAAACCGGTCGCATTACAGGCCCCGTCATCGTTCACATTATGCTCAACAGTTTTACCTTGTCAGTCGAGTTCTTTCGACTTTGGGCAATAGGGGCGTAA
- a CDS encoding DUF1571 domain-containing protein, with protein sequence MTIPRRNFFALIGTLAATQAAPRLFAEEAELVEPVHRVANAANAEPPPMTHPLDRAMEMARYGLEKSRKQIDDYTAILVKRERVGDSLGGHEYIFAKVRNRKTSGGQITQPLSVYLNFLKPSSVQGREVIYVENQNDGNIVAHEGGFKGKFLPTVTVPPTGMLAMRGQRYPMTEIGIENLMVKLLERGEQAKHCPGVTCEFRKNARVKDRTCTVLHVTQPVKTPGAEFHQAQVFMDDAHNIPIRYVAYDWPSRPGGELNVIEEYTYLDVKVNVGLTDADFDPKNSKYNFY encoded by the coding sequence ATGACTATTCCACGCCGAAATTTCTTTGCTCTAATCGGAACGCTCGCTGCGACGCAGGCCGCACCTCGCTTATTTGCCGAGGAAGCTGAACTGGTGGAGCCGGTACACCGTGTCGCCAATGCTGCCAATGCTGAACCGCCACCGATGACCCACCCACTCGACCGGGCGATGGAAATGGCTCGCTACGGACTCGAGAAAAGTCGCAAGCAGATTGATGACTACACCGCCATTTTGGTGAAACGGGAAAGGGTTGGCGATTCGCTCGGTGGCCACGAGTATATTTTTGCCAAAGTACGAAACCGGAAAACGAGTGGTGGGCAGATCACGCAGCCATTGAGTGTCTACCTTAATTTCCTAAAACCTTCCTCCGTCCAAGGCCGCGAGGTGATCTACGTTGAAAACCAAAACGACGGAAACATTGTTGCTCATGAGGGCGGTTTCAAAGGCAAATTCCTACCGACCGTCACGGTACCTCCGACCGGCATGTTGGCGATGCGGGGCCAACGGTACCCGATGACCGAAATTGGTATCGAAAATTTGATGGTGAAGTTACTTGAACGGGGTGAGCAGGCAAAGCATTGCCCAGGAGTCACTTGCGAGTTTCGCAAAAATGCGCGAGTCAAGGACCGTACTTGTACGGTGCTGCATGTCACGCAACCCGTCAAAACGCCTGGTGCCGAATTTCATCAAGCGCAGGTCTTTATGGACGACGCCCACAATATTCCGATTCGCTACGTGGCCTATGACTGGCCGAGTCGACCGGGTGGGGAATTGAATGTGATTGAAGAATACACCTACTTGGATGTAAAGGTGAACGTGGGCCTAACCGATGCTGACTTCGATCCGAAGAATTCCAAATACAACTTCTATTAG
- a CDS encoding glycoside hydrolase family 78 protein, with the protein MNSRGLIGILLVPLTMCQVACWAAMPEQLVVGEGFVEPLGFHDPTPTFSWKLPVGTERQTSYQLEVRDVLAEESVWDSGWVDSDQSVFVPYGGTPLTSRQQLRWRVRFRDQDGLASDWSTPAHFEMGLLSSEDWKSQWIFQSTEVDSNADSEDERVAYLRREFPVANKIARARLYVTARGLYEVYLNGQKVGIDAFTPGWTSYANRIDTQTYDVTRQVKQGENALGAMLGYGWYAGRLGWSKKWNFYGNVPELLLQLEITFADGEVQTIASDDAWKSTLDGPIRISSIYDGETYDARKAMPGWSDPAFDDSSWNDVATSAKLETPMLTPKPFAPVRVTETLSTQRITEPESGRFVFDLGQNMVGWPEINIPVEKDQMVTIRFAEMLNPDGTMYTANYRSAKSIDFYTAASTGTISWKPTFTFHGFRYVELSGLPVGSTPSADWVKGLVLHSDLKPVGSFVSSHEKLNQLQRNIRWGQRGNFLDIPTDCPQRDERCGWTGDAQAFCPTAMFNYDCHAFWKSWLRSMRDDQSSDGRIPHVIPDILKNRGGSPGWMDAATIVPWQVYLRTGDKEILLENYDMMAKLVGWYRDHYADGVVTNVAGFGDWLQPYASNNIGDTPHAVLATLFYANSVQILANSARVLGKNVDAEKYGKEADAVKQELTNHFFDSDGKLQNAPETQTAYILAIAFDLIPARRQAQAANHLVRLIDEADGHLRTGFLGTPFINQVLDQTGHEEVAFSVLFKETYPSWFYSINQGATTMWERWNSYSHEDGFGNVAMNSFNHYAYGAVGQWMYERIAGLSPDPAEPGYKHFFVRPIFGGPLTSAGAELETAYGKAASEWRNTGDKVEMTVTVPSNTTATVVFPTTNITAIRVDGIVLNESEFADAMKTSDAGQVTVELACGVYRFDLLALAENDLQ; encoded by the coding sequence ATGAATTCAAGAGGTTTGATTGGGATACTTCTCGTTCCATTGACGATGTGTCAGGTCGCCTGTTGGGCAGCAATGCCGGAGCAGTTGGTCGTGGGCGAGGGATTCGTTGAGCCGCTGGGTTTCCACGACCCGACGCCGACGTTTTCTTGGAAACTGCCGGTTGGTACCGAACGTCAGACGAGTTACCAACTTGAAGTTCGTGATGTTCTTGCTGAGGAAAGCGTTTGGGACAGCGGTTGGGTCGATTCCGATCAATCGGTCTTCGTTCCTTACGGTGGCACCCCTTTGACGTCGCGTCAACAGCTCCGTTGGCGCGTTCGTTTTCGCGACCAAGATGGCTTGGCTTCTGACTGGAGCACTCCAGCTCACTTCGAGATGGGGTTGCTGTCTTCAGAGGATTGGAAATCGCAATGGATCTTCCAATCGACGGAAGTGGATTCAAACGCTGATTCAGAAGATGAACGCGTCGCTTACCTACGGCGTGAGTTTCCGGTTGCGAACAAGATCGCACGAGCGCGTCTTTACGTGACCGCTCGCGGACTTTACGAGGTTTACCTGAATGGGCAAAAGGTCGGTATCGATGCCTTCACTCCCGGTTGGACTTCTTACGCCAACCGGATCGATACACAAACGTATGATGTGACCAGACAAGTTAAACAAGGCGAAAATGCGCTGGGGGCGATGTTGGGATACGGGTGGTACGCCGGGCGGCTCGGTTGGTCAAAGAAATGGAATTTTTACGGCAACGTTCCTGAATTGCTTCTGCAACTAGAAATCACCTTTGCCGATGGCGAAGTACAAACCATTGCCTCAGATGACGCCTGGAAATCGACGCTGGATGGGCCGATTCGAATCTCGAGTATCTACGACGGTGAGACCTATGATGCGCGGAAAGCGATGCCGGGCTGGAGCGATCCTGCCTTCGACGATTCAAGTTGGAACGACGTCGCGACGAGTGCGAAGTTGGAAACGCCTATGTTGACGCCCAAACCGTTTGCACCTGTGCGAGTTACCGAGACACTGTCTACGCAAAGGATCACAGAACCCGAGTCAGGGCGGTTCGTTTTCGATCTGGGACAAAACATGGTGGGTTGGCCCGAAATCAATATTCCTGTCGAAAAAGACCAAATGGTAACCATTCGGTTCGCGGAAATGCTGAACCCCGATGGGACGATGTACACAGCCAATTATCGATCCGCCAAGTCGATCGACTTCTATACTGCGGCAAGTACAGGGACGATTTCCTGGAAGCCGACATTCACCTTTCATGGATTTCGATATGTGGAACTCTCGGGTTTGCCCGTAGGTTCGACGCCCAGCGCGGACTGGGTCAAGGGCCTCGTCCTCCATTCCGATTTAAAGCCAGTCGGAAGCTTTGTATCGTCACACGAAAAACTCAATCAACTACAAAGGAACATCCGCTGGGGACAGCGAGGCAACTTTTTGGATATCCCAACCGACTGTCCACAGCGAGATGAGCGTTGTGGATGGACCGGTGACGCCCAAGCGTTCTGCCCAACCGCGATGTTCAATTACGATTGCCATGCGTTTTGGAAAAGCTGGCTGCGTTCGATGCGTGACGACCAGTCCAGCGATGGTCGCATCCCTCACGTCATCCCAGACATCTTGAAGAATCGGGGTGGCAGTCCAGGGTGGATGGACGCGGCCACCATCGTTCCTTGGCAAGTCTATCTTCGTACCGGCGACAAGGAGATCCTGCTTGAAAATTATGACATGATGGCGAAACTAGTCGGTTGGTATCGCGACCACTACGCCGATGGCGTTGTCACAAACGTAGCCGGCTTCGGGGACTGGCTGCAGCCATATGCTTCCAACAATATCGGCGATACGCCTCATGCCGTTCTCGCCACGCTGTTCTACGCGAATAGCGTCCAAATCCTTGCGAACTCGGCGCGAGTGCTCGGTAAAAATGTCGATGCTGAGAAATATGGCAAGGAGGCTGACGCAGTAAAGCAAGAACTAACCAATCACTTTTTCGATTCCGATGGAAAGCTGCAAAATGCACCGGAAACTCAAACGGCCTATATCCTTGCGATTGCGTTTGATTTGATCCCCGCACGACGGCAAGCTCAGGCGGCCAACCATTTGGTTCGACTGATTGATGAAGCGGATGGGCACTTGCGCACTGGGTTTCTTGGTACCCCGTTCATCAATCAAGTACTCGATCAAACGGGACACGAGGAGGTTGCGTTTTCTGTTCTGTTCAAAGAAACCTATCCTTCGTGGTTCTACTCGATCAATCAAGGTGCGACCACGATGTGGGAACGTTGGAACAGCTACAGCCACGAAGATGGTTTTGGCAACGTGGCGATGAACTCCTTCAATCACTACGCCTATGGGGCCGTCGGACAATGGATGTACGAACGAATCGCGGGTCTTTCACCTGATCCAGCGGAGCCCGGCTACAAGCACTTTTTCGTTCGACCGATCTTCGGCGGCCCACTCACATCCGCTGGTGCCGAACTAGAAACCGCCTATGGTAAAGCAGCAAGTGAATGGAGAAACACGGGCGACAAAGTGGAAATGACGGTTACGGTTCCTTCGAATACAACTGCGACCGTTGTGTTTCCAACAACGAACATAACGGCCATTCGAGTGGATGGCATCGTCTTGAACGAAAGTGAGTTCGCGGATGCGATGAAGACGAGTGATGCAGGCCAGGTGACGGTAGAATTGGCTTGCGGTGTGTATCGATTCGACTTGCTGGCTCTTGCCGAAAACGATTTGCAGTAG
- the ilvB gene encoding biosynthetic-type acetolactate synthase large subunit translates to MSNFDPSQLDHVTYDDVSTITGGAITDLLEADRAHAKRGARLLAEALVAEGVDVIFGYPGGANLEIFDVLPEVGIKIIRVEHEQGAAHAAQGYARATGKVGVCLATSGPGATNLVTGIADANSDSVPIVAITGNVPTHLLGKNAFQEVNIVEICRPITKKAYLVKRVAEIPETVREAFELAGGQRPGPVLIDIPKDIQQHYPRNPEGRYMPPRIPAVIAAPESKAGSINPGQLEQCCRMIREAVKPILYIGGGVVSSDTAPQLLALAEKLGIPVTSTIMGLGAFPPEHDLALGVLGMHGSKYANVAINEADLVLAFGVRFDDRVTGKLDAFIEHGKIVHIDIDRRELNKNKPVTLPICADLKQALTQLLETATPGDYNDWRAEVSANRTLYPFTVPDGEALSPQLVIRSISDITNGQAIVALGVGQHQMWAMQHYKVAQTRSFLSSSGFGTMGYGLPAAIGAKVGCPERTVIDIDGDGSLNMTVHELSTCHRYGIGVKVVVINNQWLGMVRQWQDMIYDGHRSGTALGDPMAVKRPGVEDIYPDFLSISKGYRVKAERVTQSADLAAAIERLLADPNEPYLLDVIVTFEENVYPMIPAGGTYHDIIMSAADLARRESKTAQGSNI, encoded by the coding sequence ATGAGCAACTTCGATCCCTCTCAACTCGATCACGTGACGTACGACGACGTATCCACGATCACCGGCGGTGCGATCACCGATCTTTTGGAAGCCGATCGAGCCCACGCAAAACGCGGCGCCCGGCTCCTGGCCGAAGCCCTTGTCGCCGAAGGTGTCGACGTCATTTTTGGTTATCCAGGGGGTGCCAACCTCGAGATCTTTGACGTCTTGCCTGAAGTCGGAATCAAGATCATCCGCGTCGAGCATGAGCAGGGAGCCGCACACGCTGCTCAGGGCTACGCCCGCGCCACGGGAAAAGTCGGCGTTTGTTTGGCCACCTCGGGTCCTGGCGCCACCAACTTGGTCACCGGCATCGCAGACGCCAACTCCGACTCCGTACCAATCGTCGCCATCACCGGTAATGTACCAACACACTTGTTGGGCAAGAATGCATTTCAAGAGGTAAACATCGTTGAGATTTGTCGTCCGATCACCAAGAAAGCCTATCTCGTAAAACGTGTCGCGGAAATTCCGGAAACGGTGCGCGAAGCATTTGAACTGGCGGGCGGGCAGAGACCGGGGCCCGTACTCATCGATATCCCCAAAGACATCCAGCAGCACTATCCACGCAACCCCGAAGGCCGCTACATGCCGCCTCGTATCCCGGCCGTCATCGCGGCTCCTGAATCCAAAGCGGGATCGATTAACCCTGGCCAGTTGGAGCAATGCTGCCGCATGATTCGCGAAGCGGTGAAGCCCATTCTCTATATCGGTGGTGGCGTCGTTAGCTCCGACACCGCCCCGCAACTGCTCGCTCTTGCCGAGAAGCTGGGGATCCCCGTCACGTCCACGATCATGGGCCTTGGCGCGTTTCCCCCCGAACATGATCTGGCCCTTGGCGTTCTTGGCATGCATGGTTCGAAGTATGCCAACGTAGCGATCAACGAAGCCGACCTGGTTCTGGCGTTCGGTGTGCGTTTTGACGACCGTGTGACTGGCAAGTTGGACGCATTCATCGAGCATGGGAAAATCGTTCACATCGACATCGACCGCCGCGAACTCAACAAAAACAAGCCGGTGACTCTACCGATCTGTGCCGACCTCAAGCAAGCTTTGACGCAGCTGCTCGAAACCGCTACACCAGGGGACTACAACGATTGGCGAGCCGAGGTATCTGCTAACCGCACACTCTATCCTTTTACCGTTCCCGATGGCGAAGCCCTTAGCCCCCAGCTCGTAATTCGCTCCATTTCGGACATCACCAATGGCCAAGCTATCGTCGCTCTCGGTGTCGGCCAGCACCAGATGTGGGCCATGCAGCATTACAAGGTCGCCCAGACACGTTCCTTCCTAAGCTCCAGCGGATTCGGCACCATGGGATATGGCTTGCCAGCGGCGATTGGAGCGAAAGTAGGATGCCCCGAACGCACCGTCATCGATATCGATGGCGACGGCTCACTAAACATGACAGTCCACGAACTGAGTACCTGCCACCGCTATGGTATCGGCGTCAAAGTTGTCGTCATCAACAACCAATGGCTCGGCATGGTACGCCAGTGGCAGGACATGATCTATGACGGGCACCGCAGCGGAACGGCGCTTGGCGATCCGATGGCCGTCAAGCGTCCAGGGGTGGAAGACATCTATCCCGATTTTCTCTCGATCTCCAAAGGCTACCGCGTCAAGGCCGAGCGGGTAACACAGTCCGCCGATCTAGCGGCCGCCATCGAACGCCTGCTCGCTGATCCGAACGAACCCTATCTATTGGACGTCATCGTAACCTTCGAAGAAAATGTGTATCCCATGATCCCGGCCGGAGGAACCTATCACGACATCATCATGAGCGCCGCCGACCTAGCCCGCCGCGAAAGCAAAACCGCCCAAGGAAGCAATATCTAA